CTTGTAGGTGTGTGCAAGACATCAAGGTCTAGTCATCATTACCTCTGAGTCATGCAGCAGCGCGATTGTGTCTGAAATTTTCTTGATTATGGCGTTGAAGATGGAGCTGGTCGAATCGAGACAGGTTAATGATGGTGGCGAGACTTGTGTAGTCTTGCTGGTTATGGTTAACGGGTTTCGTAAGATAGTGACGGCCTTTTGATGGGGGAGTATGTGATGCTTTGCGGTGGTCGAGGAGGCAGCGGGCTCGGTGGTGGCTCTCTACGGCTTTGAAGGGGGAGGTTGTGGTGGAGGCAGGCACATCACCTTCGTTTTGGGCCTAAGTTTGGACTTGGGTTTCTCTCAGCCCATTTCTAAGTATTTAGATTTATCTCTTTACGTTCAATCATGTTTTAGGAGCTGCTATGTTTTTCTCTAGTATTTCTTGTTTTTCAGTTAGAAATAAGTGAACATAAATTTTGTAATAAATGGTGCTAGCATGCCACATCCTTACTTGCCCAAATGTTTGGCAAGGAAATGCATGTATCCGTGCTATTCTAGCTTGAATATCAATGAATTTGTCGTATGACTTTTACGTAAAAATATACGTGGTGATGACTGGTGAGTCGCAATTAACAATAATATTAACAATAATTTAGAGATACATTTTTACATCATTTATATAGATGGATTAGTCATATTCATAGAATATAGAATATAGTTAATTTGATCACCCTTGGATAGTTGGATAAAATTTACCCCATCATTGTGTGAACCTAGTCATTTTGACTCACCTCTCAATATTCACTTATGACACATTATTATTACCGAAAAAACAAAACAATCAAAGTGTGAGTTATAATGCCATAGCAGTTACCGTATAAATTTCACAATATGAATGGATAAGACTATAAGAGAGCAATCTGAATCAGCAGAGATTAATCTAATGCGTGTCATATAATACATTTTCCTTATTAATCCAAAGTACTTACCACCTAATGCGTGTCATAATACATTTTCCTTATTAATCCAAAGTACTTACCACTACTTGCGTCAAATTACATTTTTCTTGTGGACTAGAAAAAATTTAACAGTCATCTCCTATGATCTGTGCTTGAAAAACAGTCATTGCCTTTAATTGAATACGACCAGATAACACATTAATTTGATTCAACGAATTCATGACCAGAATCAGCTGCGCGCCTACAAATATCAGAATTCCGATTCATTTCCTATCATCCAGCAGAGAAACAAGAATGGGAGCTCTCCAAGGCATAGTCCTCTTCTATTTGTGTGCAGCTTTAGCCCTGAGTATCTTCCCGGAATCCTCTGCCAAATGGCCGGGTCTTGATCCTACCAAGTGGCATATTCACGTCATCAACGGTTTCAGCGGAGGAAGACAACTGGTCGTCCACTGTTGGTCCGACATCGACGATCTTGGCTTCCATACTCTTAATCCCGGCGGCGAAACAAACTGGAGTTTCCATGTTAACTTGCCCGGGACAACAAAGTTCA
The window above is part of the Fragaria vesca subsp. vesca linkage group LG2, FraVesHawaii_1.0, whole genome shotgun sequence genome. Proteins encoded here:
- the LOC101314342 gene encoding uncharacterized protein LOC101314342, encoding MGALQGIVLFYLCAALALSIFPESSAKWPGLDPTKWHIHVINGFSGGRQLVVHCWSDIDDLGFHTLNPGGETNWSFHVNLPGTTKFTCDWRAGKQHATYPVFWREARHMWLRSHCDWKACFWTAKDDGIYLKNVPAGVDELIHPWET